CGACGCCCACCTGCTCGACCCGCTGTCAGCGAGTTTGGTCTACCAGCTCGCGGCCGGCGGCAGTACGCAGTTGATCGTGACCATTCGCTCTGGTGAACCGGTGCTTGACGCAGTGACAGCGCTGATGAAAGAACGGCTGCTGCTGACCATGCACATCGACCCGTTCACCCGTGAGCAAACGGAAGAGCTCGCCCGCCGCGTGCTCGGCGATGCGATCGCGCCCCGACTGCTCGACGAACTACACCGGCGCAGCGGGGGAAACGTGCTGCTGCTGCGGGGGTTACTGAGCGCGGGACGAGAAACCGGCGTGTTGTTCCACGCCGAGGATGGCTGGCAGTTGCGCGGTCCGTTACATCCGGACCGTGAACTCGATGACCTGCTCGAGTTTCGGTTGCGATCTCTTGCCCCCGAGGAATTGGAAGCGGTCGAGATCTTGGCTATCGGCGAACTGCTGGACTGGGAGGTCCTGCGCGGACTGTGCAACGCCGATGCGGTGGAACGCCTGGAGCGCAGAGGCATCATCCAGCTGGTGCCCGACGGCCCGGCCGCCGTCGCGCGGTTGAACCACCCCATCATCGGTGAAGCTGCGATCCGGCTCGCCGGCGTCGTGCGGTCGCACCGGCTCAATAGCATGCTGGCACAAGCGTTTCGAAAGCATCTTGAGCGCGGAGACCGGCGCTTGAGATTGCCGGATGTGCGCGGCCAGATTCGGCTGGCCCAGTTCATAATCCACAGTGACTTGGAGCCGGACCTCGACGCGATCATCTCCGCGGCGGTCAGCGCGGTGACCATGTCCAGCCTGCGCAACGGCGAGGAGCTGGCGCGGTTCGCGGTCGAGCGTGGCGGCGGTCTGCAGGCTGCGCTCGTCCTCGCGGACGCGTTGAGTTGGCAAGGCCGCGGCGACGAGGCCGAATCGGTGCTGGCCGGTGCTGATCCCGTTGGCGCCGACGAGTTTTCGACTCTGCAATGGGGTTGTCTGCGTGCGGCTAACCTGTTCTGGGGTTGCGGTCAAGTCGAATCCGCCAAGCAGGTTCTCGTCGAGGTCAAGGATCGCGTGGAATCCGAGGCGTGTATCGCTTTGGCGAAGGCTCTGGAGGTGTCGTTTGCATTTTTCTTCGGCGATATCACGACAGCGATCGAGACCGGACCGGCCCTGTGTGCATCGGATGCGCTGCCGCTGGCCAAGGTTTGGGCAGCGGTGGCAACCACATGTGCGCTCGCGGTTGCCGGGCGGCTGGACCAAGTACAGCCCATAGCGGAGGCGGGCTTGCGGGCGGCCGGCCTCAGCGAATCGGGACCGCAACGGTTCGCCATCGGAGTCGCCGAGGTCATGGCGTCCACGTCTGCCGGTGATTACGCTGCTGCCCAACGGGTTTGGGAACGCTACGCCACGATGGCCGGCGGCGTGCCTGAGGCAGATGCGATGGTGGAGGCCATCCACGGACTTGTCTACCTCGCGCGCGGCGAGCTGCCGTCAGCGTGTGCGGCATTCCACAATTCGCTCTCTGCGTTGTCCGGCGGCTTTTTGTCGGCTTGGATGATGCTGGTGGCGGCATGGTCGGCGCAAGCCGAAGGGGCGCGCGGAAACGCTGCTGGGGCTGTCGCCGCGCTGGAACGCTCGCAAGCGGCACACGGACCGCAAGTCGCGGCGTTTACACCGGAACTCGAGCTCGCCCGGGCGTGGGAGCGGGCGAGTGTGGGCGAGACGACAGCCGCGGTGACGCATTCGTTGCGTGCCGCCCAAATTGCGCGACGATCCCAGATGTACGCGGTCGAGATGCGCGCATTGCATACGGCGGTCCGGTTCGGTGACCGCTCGCAGGCCTCCCGACTGGCTGAGCTGGCCGGCATGCTGGGCAATCCGTTGTCTGAGGCGATCGCCGCGCACGCCCAGGGGCTGGCCAGCCACGACGGTGAGCTACTTGACACGGCGGCGGATCGGTTCGCCGGCCTGGGTGCACTGGCATGTGCCGCCGACGCGGCCGCTCAGGCTGCGCGCGAGCATGCGCGCAGCGGACGCCGCGGCAAGGAATTGGAGTCGTCGACGCGGGCTCACTGGCTGGCCATCCGGGGCGAGGTCCGAACCCCGGCGGTCAAAGCCGCGGTGCAGCCGCTACCCATCACCGACCGGGAACGTGAAATCGCAGTGATGGTCGCGGCGGGATTATCCAACCGCCAGATCGCGGACCGGCTTTCGGTGTCGGTGCGCACGGTGGATGGACACCTGTATCGCATCTTCGCCAAACTCGACATCCAAAGCCGCGAACAGCTTGCCCGGCTGCTCGGCGGCTCCCGATCGGGGACCTGAGCCGCGTAGTCGTCTACGTGCACCCTGCGCCACCCGACCTCGAGAACCTCGAGGGTTCGCCGTTGCGGTACGAATGACGGGTGCC
This Mycobacterium xenopi DNA region includes the following protein-coding sequences:
- a CDS encoding helix-turn-helix transcriptional regulator, whose translation is MARDEEFRQALAVLQDADAKFRGVVLLGDGGVGKSTLARAVADAVESSGQTVRFVLGTQTGRAVPLGAFSRLVTVAAAQSPAAMLGGALKTLETDPDLVLVVDDAHLLDPLSASLVYQLAAGGSTQLIVTIRSGEPVLDAVTALMKERLLLTMHIDPFTREQTEELARRVLGDAIAPRLLDELHRRSGGNVLLLRGLLSAGRETGVLFHAEDGWQLRGPLHPDRELDDLLEFRLRSLAPEELEAVEILAIGELLDWEVLRGLCNADAVERLERRGIIQLVPDGPAAVARLNHPIIGEAAIRLAGVVRSHRLNSMLAQAFRKHLERGDRRLRLPDVRGQIRLAQFIIHSDLEPDLDAIISAAVSAVTMSSLRNGEELARFAVERGGGLQAALVLADALSWQGRGDEAESVLAGADPVGADEFSTLQWGCLRAANLFWGCGQVESAKQVLVEVKDRVESEACIALAKALEVSFAFFFGDITTAIETGPALCASDALPLAKVWAAVATTCALAVAGRLDQVQPIAEAGLRAAGLSESGPQRFAIGVAEVMASTSAGDYAAAQRVWERYATMAGGVPEADAMVEAIHGLVYLARGELPSACAAFHNSLSALSGGFLSAWMMLVAAWSAQAEGARGNAAGAVAALERSQAAHGPQVAAFTPELELARAWERASVGETTAAVTHSLRAAQIARRSQMYAVEMRALHTAVRFGDRSQASRLAELAGMLGNPLSEAIAAHAQGLASHDGELLDTAADRFAGLGALACAADAAAQAAREHARSGRRGKELESSTRAHWLAIRGEVRTPAVKAAVQPLPITDREREIAVMVAAGLSNRQIADRLSVSVRTVDGHLYRIFAKLDIQSREQLARLLGGSRSGT